A single region of the Ahaetulla prasina isolate Xishuangbanna chromosome 13, ASM2864084v1, whole genome shotgun sequence genome encodes:
- the SLC51B gene encoding organic solute transporter subunit beta isoform X2: protein MGIFWTTLCFLVYALNTDLGVLAIMNSLPQKDSEGLDNPSEDTISPEMLQEMLWLFRREDPSAWNYSILGLSILVLLIGVVLLGANIRANRNQKVLLLRKEGYEVTLLDEAEAKQAFVLLNKENPDQAGDNLLPQTPTMGDVMVRWKDGKTSPLYADANEAEA, encoded by the exons ATGGGGATATTTTGGACAACCTTATGCTTCCTGGTATATG CGTTGAACACAGACCTGGGTGTCCTGGCTATCATGAACTCCCTGCCTCAGAAGGACTCTGAAGGCCTTGACAATCCTTCAGAAGACACCATCTCTCCAGAGATGCTGCAGGAGATGCTGTGGCTTTTCCGAAGAGAAGACC CATCCGCATGGAATTACTCTATCCTGGGCCTTTCAATTCTCGTTCTGCTGATTGGTGTTGTGCTCCTGGGAGCAAATATTAGGGCCAACAG AAACCAAAAGGTCCTTCTCCTACGCAAAGAAGGCTACGAAGTCACCCTGCTGGATGAGGCAGAAGCGAAGCAAGCGTTTGTGTTGCTAAACAAAGAGAATCCAGATCAAGCAGGAGACAATTTGCTTCCCCAAACACCAACCATGGGAGATGTGATGGTACGCTGGAAGGATGGGAAAACATCACCCCTCTATGCTGATGCCAACGAAGCAGAAGCTTAG
- the SLC51B gene encoding organic solute transporter subunit beta isoform X1, whose product MCVHSSAVNTHFFLISYLALNTDLGVLAIMNSLPQKDSEGLDNPSEDTISPEMLQEMLWLFRREDPSAWNYSILGLSILVLLIGVVLLGANIRANRNQKVLLLRKEGYEVTLLDEAEAKQAFVLLNKENPDQAGDNLLPQTPTMGDVMVRWKDGKTSPLYADANEAEA is encoded by the exons ATGTGTGTCCATAGTAGCGCCGTCAATACTCACTTTTTCCTGATTTCTTACCTAGCGTTGAACACAGACCTGGGTGTCCTGGCTATCATGAACTCCCTGCCTCAGAAGGACTCTGAAGGCCTTGACAATCCTTCAGAAGACACCATCTCTCCAGAGATGCTGCAGGAGATGCTGTGGCTTTTCCGAAGAGAAGACC CATCCGCATGGAATTACTCTATCCTGGGCCTTTCAATTCTCGTTCTGCTGATTGGTGTTGTGCTCCTGGGAGCAAATATTAGGGCCAACAG AAACCAAAAGGTCCTTCTCCTACGCAAAGAAGGCTACGAAGTCACCCTGCTGGATGAGGCAGAAGCGAAGCAAGCGTTTGTGTTGCTAAACAAAGAGAATCCAGATCAAGCAGGAGACAATTTGCTTCCCCAAACACCAACCATGGGAGATGTGATGGTACGCTGGAAGGATGGGAAAACATCACCCCTCTATGCTGATGCCAACGAAGCAGAAGCTTAG